One Romboutsia sp. 13368 genomic window carries:
- a CDS encoding PRK06851 family protein produces MEGKIRKIFPGANTANGSFNFFDNIIQDNINRIFCLKGGPGVGKSSLMRKIAQEFIKKGYDVELHYCPSDPSSLDAILIKKLGVVLLDGTSPHVVDPKNPGAIDEIINLGDYWNVENLEKNKKEILEVGEDISSSFRRAYKYLKAAEPIYLDIEEKYKACMDFGKVNMITDKFIENLFNGISSSGEYKKERHLFGTAITPIGNVDYTDSILSQVKKVYYLDGEIGTGKTTFLTKVYKKAVQKGMSVEIYHYPLIKEKLETIIINDLDIAITVSNIFVDKEKIDLNQFINKDKLSYYKDEIDFDKKVFNELVSYAISNLKLAKSKHDIIEAYYVPNMRFDEVEELKIELIEKISRYENN; encoded by the coding sequence ATGGAAGGTAAAATAAGAAAAATATTTCCAGGAGCAAATACAGCTAATGGATCATTTAATTTTTTTGATAATATAATTCAAGATAATATAAATAGAATATTTTGCTTAAAAGGTGGTCCAGGTGTAGGAAAATCATCTTTAATGAGAAAAATTGCACAAGAATTTATTAAAAAAGGATATGATGTTGAATTACATTATTGTCCATCAGACCCAAGTTCATTAGATGCAATATTAATAAAAAAACTAGGTGTAGTACTATTAGATGGAACTTCACCTCATGTTGTAGACCCTAAAAATCCAGGAGCTATAGATGAAATTATAAACTTAGGAGACTATTGGAATGTAGAAAACTTAGAAAAAAACAAGAAAGAAATATTAGAAGTTGGTGAAGATATAAGTTCGTCTTTCAGAAGAGCATATAAATATTTAAAAGCTGCAGAGCCTATATACCTTGATATAGAAGAAAAGTACAAGGCTTGTATGGATTTTGGAAAAGTAAATATGATAACAGATAAATTTATAGAAAATTTATTTAATGGAATTTCTAGTTCTGGAGAATATAAAAAAGAAAGACATTTATTTGGAACGGCTATAACACCAATTGGTAATGTAGATTATACTGATAGTATATTGAGCCAAGTTAAAAAAGTATATTATTTAGATGGCGAAATAGGTACAGGTAAAACGACTTTCTTAACAAAAGTATATAAAAAGGCTGTTCAAAAAGGTATGAGTGTAGAAATATATCATTATCCTTTAATTAAAGAAAAACTAGAAACAATAATAATAAATGATTTAGATATTGCTATAACAGTAAGTAATATATTTGTGGATAAAGAAAAGATAGATCTTAATCAATTTATAAATAAAGATAAGTTATCTTATTATAAAGATGAAATTGATTTTGATAAAAAAGTTTTTAATGAGTTAGTAAGCTATGCAATATCTAATTTAAAACTAGCAAAATCAAAACATGATATAATAGAAGCATATTATGTTCCAAATATGAGATTTGATGAAGTAGAAGAACTAAAAATAGAGTTAATAGAAAAAATATCAAGATATGAAAATAATTAA
- a CDS encoding DUF881 domain-containing protein, with product MENITLSNKDSKLNQKLDSLKEELGYADIDGEGFEINIDAADSETGNIANIIDYNKILLNIVNDLKVNGAKFISINNQRINQYSEITLAGNHININSTPIAQPYNIRVVGDINKLKSYINKNNTYIDSICENYPLKVETKLEDNITIEKMSIVNKLNYIEGE from the coding sequence GTGGAAAATATAACATTAAGCAATAAGGACTCAAAACTAAATCAAAAGCTAGATAGCTTAAAAGAAGAATTAGGATATGCTGACATTGATGGAGAAGGATTTGAAATAAATATAGATGCAGCTGATTCTGAGACTGGTAATATAGCAAATATTATTGATTATAATAAAATTTTATTAAATATAGTAAACGATTTAAAAGTAAATGGAGCTAAATTTATATCTATAAATAATCAAAGAATAAACCAATACTCGGAAATTACTTTGGCTGGAAATCATATAAATATAAATTCTACACCAATAGCACAACCATATAATATTAGAGTCGTAGGAGATATAAATAAACTAAAATCCTATATAAATAAAAATAATACATATATAGACAGCATATGCGAAAATTACCCATTAAAAGTAGAGACTAAACTTGAAGATAATATAACTATAGAAAAAATGAGTATAGTAAATAAATTAAATTATATAGAGGGTGAGTAA
- a CDS encoding GspE/PulE family protein: protein MSNIILEKSAVPNLNGKKKLKKNRFLNTQSVDKNVELSNNEYKSINSNLYEDYARVKFKEILNISIYKNASDIHIEPFEEEVIVRLRVDGQLNQILTLDMDSYLSLSTVIKLDSGMNIAEKRLPQDGRTDIKLDDYMIDIRVSTTPTIYGEKIVLRILNRKGLIKNKSELGFSDYAIEKIENIINKKSGILLVTGSTGSGKTTTVYSILNDLVKENKNIMTIEDPVEYKIKGINQIQVNPKVGLTFDIGLRSILRQDPDIIMVGEIRDIETAKTAIRAASTGHLVISTMHTNDXISSIDRLIEMKLPSYLISSTLIGIVSQKLVRRVCKHCSESIDTEDYIKEESNIEVPIGCEKCENLGYSGRTAMYEILEIDDNLKEEIKDWSNSNKIKQVAIKNGMITFEDSARYLIENNITTAEECGILEGIQYGGY from the coding sequence GTGAGTAATATTATATTAGAAAAAAGTGCAGTACCAAATTTAAATGGAAAAAAGAAATTAAAGAAGAATAGGTTTTTAAATACTCAAAGTGTTGATAAGAATGTTGAATTATCTAATAATGAGTATAAAAGTATAAATTCAAACTTGTATGAAGATTATGCTAGAGTAAAATTTAAAGAAATTTTAAATATATCTATTTATAAAAATGCAAGTGATATACATATAGAACCATTTGAAGAAGAGGTTATAGTAAGACTTAGAGTTGATGGTCAATTAAATCAAATATTAACTCTAGATATGGATTCCTATTTATCTTTATCAACTGTTATAAAATTAGATTCAGGTATGAATATTGCAGAAAAGAGATTACCTCAAGATGGAAGAACAGATATTAAGCTAGATGACTATATGATAGATATTAGAGTATCTACTACACCAACTATATATGGTGAAAAGATTGTTCTTAGAATCTTAAATAGAAAAGGGCTTATAAAGAATAAATCTGAACTTGGATTTTCTGATTATGCCATAGAAAAAATAGAAAATATAATAAATAAAAAATCAGGAATACTTTTAGTAACTGGTTCCACTGGAAGTGGAAAGACAACAACAGTATACTCTATATTAAATGATTTAGTAAAAGAAAATAAAAACATTATGACAATAGAAGATCCTGTGGAATATAAAATAAAGGGAATAAATCAAATACAGGTAAATCCTAAAGTAGGGTTAACTTTTGATATTGGACTTAGATCAATTCTTAGACAAGATCCAGATATTATAATGGTTGGAGAAATTAGAGATATAGAAACTGCTAAAACTGCAATTAGGGCAGCTTCAACTGGACATTTAGTAATAAGTACAATGCATACTAATGATRCTATATCATCAATTGATAGACTTATAGAAATGAAGCTACCATCATACTTGATAAGTTCAACTTTAATAGGAATAGTTTCTCAAAAACTAGTACGACGAGTATGTAAGCATTGTAGTGAAAGTATTGATACGGAGGACTACATTAAAGAGGAATCGAATATAGAAGTACCAATAGGGTGTGAAAAATGTGAAAATTTAGGATACAGTGGAAGAACGGCAATGTACGAAATTTTAGAAATTGATGATAATCTTAAAGAAGAAATAAAAGATTGGAGTAATAGTAATAAAATTAAACAAGTTGCTATAAAAAATGGAATGATTACTTTTGAAGATAGTGCAAGATACTTAATAGAAAATAATATAACAACAGCAGAAGAATGTGGTATATTAGAGGGAATACAGTATGGAGGCTATTAA
- a CDS encoding type II secretion system F family protein: MEAIKNIDNKYNLKSTSQKIKSKELKVLCKQMSILLKSGCEITRILNILQEESNKKIKIALKQVSINIQNGNSITDSFEKTNLFSNFFINMLRAGELSGNIDTIMNDLATYYESEEKLKSKIISISIYPIILTIMSIISGFFILVFIIPNFEMIFVANGIEPPILTKLLISLSRFIRSSYIYIFLLLLISTLLIYYLIKYNPKVKYMNDKLKLKIPFVKNLMILLITTRFCRALNILIESGIHIIDAIDISSKVIDNYLVYEKLLISREYIRRGNHISYSISKADIFSNTFVSMLKIGEESGRLDDTLRVTNDFYSEELNTKIDKAMKLAEPTITVIIGLVIGLFIIAMVIPMFDAINSI, translated from the coding sequence ATGGAGGCTATTAAAAATATAGATAATAAATATAATCTTAAATCAACTAGTCAAAAAATAAAATCTAAAGAATTAAAAGTACTATGCAAACAAATGAGCATATTACTCAAATCAGGATGTGAAATCACAAGAATCTTAAACATATTACAGGAAGAATCCAATAAAAAAATAAAAATAGCATTAAAACAAGTTTCAATAAACATTCAAAATGGAAATAGTATAACTGATTCATTTGAAAAGACAAACTTATTTTCAAACTTTTTTATAAATATGTTGAGAGCAGGAGAATTAAGTGGAAATATAGATACAATTATGAATGATTTAGCGACTTATTATGAAAGTGAAGAAAAGCTTAAATCTAAAATTATAAGTATATCAATATATCCTATTATATTAACAATAATGTCTATCATATCAGGATTTTTTATATTAGTATTTATAATTCCAAACTTTGAAATGATATTTGTAGCTAATGGGATAGAACCACCAATATTAACAAAGTTACTTATAAGCTTATCAAGGTTTATTAGAAGTAGCTACATATATATTTTTTTATTATTATTAATCTCTACATTACTAATTTACTATCTAATAAAATATAATCCTAAAGTGAAATATATGAATGATAAATTAAAATTAAAAATACCATTTGTAAAGAATTTAATGATACTACTTATTACAACTAGATTTTGTAGAGCATTAAATATATTGATTGAAAGTGGGATACATATTATAGATGCTATAGATATTTCATCAAAGGTTATAGATAATTATTTAGTATATGAAAAGCTTTTGATATCGAGAGAGTATATAAGAAGAGGTAACCATATTAGTTACTCTATAAGTAAAGCAGATATTTTTTCGAATACATTTGTATCTATGTTAAAAATAGGAGAAGAAAGTGGTAGATTAGACGATACTTTGAGAGTTACTAATGATTTTTATAGTGAAGAATTAAATACAAAGATTGATAAAGCTATGAAATTAGCTGAACCAACAATTACAGTGATAATAGGCTTAGTTATAGGGTTGTTTATAATAGCTATGGTTATTCCAATGTTTGATGCTATAAATTCAATCTAA
- a CDS encoding prepilin-type N-terminal cleavage/methylation domain-containing protein: MNLKSLQKKKREGFTLIEMVIVVTILGILSGIGFMQFGEVQERSKKNADYAAAANLATAASLYINDYPENIDYEGEKDSLEIKISDLKEKGYINSIPESQSERDDFNIKLVKVNGENDISKEELYVLSKDIIXXXLK, encoded by the coding sequence ATGAATTTAAAAAGTTTACAAAAGAAGAAAAGAGAAGGATTTACATTAATAGAAATGGTAATAGTTGTTACTATATTAGGTATTTTATCTGGAATAGGATTTATGCAATTTGGTGAAGTCCAAGAAAGATCGAAAAAGAATGCAGACTATGCAGCTGCAGCAAATTTAGCAACAGCAGCTAGCTTATATATAAATGATTATCCAGAGAATATAGATTATGAAGGTGAAAAAGATAGTTTAGAAATAAAAATATCAGATTTGAAAGAAAAAGGATATATAAACTCTATACCAGAATCTCAAAGTGAGAGAGACGATTTTAATATAAAATTAGTTAAAGTAAATGGTGAGAATGATATATCAAAAGAGGAATTATATGTACTAAGTAAAGATATAATATTNNNNNGATTAAAATAA
- a CDS encoding YecA family protein, whose translation MLGRNELCPCGSGKKYKRCCLNKDVVVDRAGRKVSTAQKQYSDLYTRIYEYSRQDKFKEEYEKAKEMFYIINDDAINAKFDRFFNTYFIQDHIMESKKVMTVDFYEANRDKVNSAEVNILRNLFESYVGIYEIKEVLDGKILLKDCLTDREVYTEDVKLLADFKIGSSMIARIVDVEDTSILIDITISISDAVKEVIVNDLKALFAQYEDLYKDMKTFLIHHTHILYKYMQQLLEPTIAEYLKKQKEEKMDKLAEVAVTEDDCNVCIMLRQNVEAEYLDSCIDFWNEYKEANGEVKGSENGWAAAVEYHIKKVNGQAITQAQISKKYEISPSTLGKRYKDLKIS comes from the coding sequence TTGCTAGGGAGAAACGAGTTATGCCCTTGTGGAAGTGGCAAAAAATATAAAAGATGTTGTTTAAATAAAGATGTTGTAGTAGATAGAGCGGGTAGAAAAGTTAGTACAGCTCAAAAACAATATTCAGATTTATATACTAGAATATATGAATATTCAAGACAAGATAAGTTTAAAGAAGAATATGAAAAAGCTAAAGAAATGTTCTATATAATAAATGATGATGCTATAAACGCAAAGTTTGATAGATTCTTTAATACATACTTTATACAAGACCATATAATGGAAAGTAAAAAAGTTATGACTGTTGATTTCTATGAAGCAAATAGAGACAAAGTTAATTCTGCTGAAGTTAATATATTAAGAAACTTATTTGAATCATATGTAGGTATCTATGAAATTAAAGAAGTATTAGACGGAAAAATACTTTTAAAAGACTGTTTAACTGACAGAGAAGTTTACACAGAAGATGTAAAATTATTAGCTGACTTTAAAATAGGAAGTTCTATGATAGCTAGAATAGTTGATGTTGAAGATACAAGCATATTAATAGATATAACTATAAGTATATCAGATGCAGTTAAAGAAGTTATCGTAAATGACTTAAAAGCTTTATTTGCTCAATATGAAGATTTATACAAAGATATGAAAACTTTCTTAATACATCATACTCATATATTATATAAATATATGCAACAATTATTAGAGCCAACTATAGCTGAGTATTTAAAGAAACAAAAAGAAGAAAAAATGGACAAGTTAGCTGAAGTAGCTGTTACAGAAGATGATTGTAATGTATGTATAATGCTTAGACAAAATGTTGAAGCTGAATACCTAGATTCTTGTATAGATTTCTGGAATGAATATAAAGAAGCTAACGGAGAAGTTAAAGGTTCTGAAAATGGATGGGCTGCAGCAGTAGAATATCACATTAAAAAAGTTAACGGACAAGCTATAACACAAGCTCAAATATCTAAAAAGTATGAAATAAGTCCAAGTACTTTAGGTAAGAGATACAAAGATTTAAAGATATCTTAA
- a CDS encoding NAD(P)/FAD-dependent oxidoreductase codes for MLRISNLKLGIDEDISLLKKLILKKLKIKENELIKYFIYKESIDARKRGRIDFVYTVDVEVKNENKILKSSIKDVVEIKQRNYIGVEMGTEKLKNRPVIIGSGPAGLFSALVLAQRGYNPIMIERGLDVDNRTNDINDFWNNRKFKNNSNVQFGEGGAGTFSDGKLTTRIKDIRCRKVLEELVNFGSPEEILYSHKPHVGTDILKNVVKNIRNEIIRLGGEVRFDTLVTDIITENGDIKGVVVNNNETIESDVVILAIGHSARDTYKMLYKRGVRIIQKPFAIGARIEHPQELINKSQYKEFYNHPRLGAADYRLIEHTSNLRTAYTFCMCPGGSVIASASNEGEVVTNGMSEHARDKVNANSAFLVNVLPSDFGSEDPLAGVYFQENYEKLAYELGGKNYNAPVQLVGDFLNDKVSTSLGKVDPSYKPGYTFVDLRECLPEFVTSTMKEALVKLDNKLHGFAMHDAVLTGVETRSSAPIRIVRDEETLQSVNTKNLYPCGEGAGYAGGIVTAAVDGIKCAEKIIERYSN; via the coding sequence ATGTTAAGAATATCAAACTTAAAATTAGGTATAGATGAAGATATTTCTTTATTAAAAAAACTTATATTAAAAAAACTTAAGATAAAAGAAAATGAACTTATAAAATATTTTATATATAAGGAATCTATAGATGCAAGAAAAAGAGGTAGAATAGATTTTGTATATACAGTTGATGTAGAAGTAAAAAATGAAAATAAAATTTTAAAAAGTTCCATAAAAGATGTTGTGGAAATAAAACAACGTAATTATATTGGTGTCGAAATGGGAACTGAAAAATTAAAAAATAGACCTGTAATAATTGGTAGTGGACCAGCTGGTTTATTTTCAGCTTTAGTATTAGCTCAAAGAGGATATAATCCTATTATGATTGAAAGAGGATTAGATGTTGATAATAGAACTAATGATATAAATGATTTCTGGAATAATAGAAAGTTTAAAAATAATTCAAATGTACAGTTTGGAGAAGGTGGAGCAGGTACTTTCTCTGATGGAAAACTTACAACTAGAATAAAAGATATTAGATGTAGAAAAGTTTTAGAAGAATTAGTTAACTTTGGTTCTCCAGAAGAAATACTATATTCACATAAGCCTCATGTTGGTACAGATATATTAAAAAATGTAGTTAAAAACATAAGAAATGAGATAATCAGACTTGGAGGAGAAGTAAGATTTGATACTCTAGTTACTGATATAATAACTGAAAATGGAGATATAAAAGGAGTAGTTGTAAATAACAATGAAACTATAGAATCTGATGTTGTTATATTAGCAATAGGCCATAGTGCTAGAGATACTTATAAGATGCTTTACAAAAGAGGTGTAAGAATAATACAAAAGCCTTTTGCAATAGGAGCAAGAATAGAACATCCTCAAGAATTAATAAACAAATCTCAATATAAAGAATTTTATAACCATCCAAGACTTGGAGCAGCTGATTATAGATTAATAGAACATACTTCAAATCTTAGAACAGCTTATACTTTCTGTATGTGTCCAGGAGGTAGTGTTATAGCATCTGCATCAAATGAAGGAGAAGTTGTAACTAATGGAATGAGTGAGCATGCTAGAGATAAAGTAAATGCAAATAGTGCATTTTTAGTAAATGTACTTCCTTCTGATTTTGGAAGTGAAGATCCTCTTGCAGGAGTTTATTTCCAAGAAAACTATGAAAAATTAGCTTATGAATTAGGTGGAAAAAATTATAATGCACCAGTTCAATTAGTAGGAGATTTCTTAAATGACAAAGTATCTACATCATTAGGAAAGGTAGACCCATCATATAAACCTGGATATACATTTGTAGATCTTAGAGAATGTCTACCTGAATTTGTTACTTCAACTATGAAGGAAGCATTAGTTAAGCTAGATAATAAATTACATGGATTTGCAATGCATGATGCTGTATTAACAGGAGTTGAGACTAGGTCATCAGCACCTATAAGAATTGTTAGAGATGAAGAAACTTTACAATCTGTAAATACTAAAAATCTTTATCCATGTGGAGAAGGTGCAGGATATGCAGGTGGAATTGTTACTGCAGCAGTAGATGGTATAAAGTGTGCAGAGAAAATTATAGAAAGATATTCTAACTAA
- a CDS encoding Na/Pi cotransporter family protein, with protein sequence MGGLGLFLYGMNLMGDGLQKSAGSKLKRIIELLTSNVIMGVLVGMVVTMVIQSSSATTVMVVGFVNAGIMSLPQAIGVIMGANIGTTITAQLVSLDVDFLAPVALGIGIVIYMFTNKPKYKHIAEILIGFGILFTGMDFMKDAVKPLAEYQGFTDMLLSFGHHPLLGVLMGFAITAIVQSSSASMGMLIALASQGLIPITAALPILYGENIGTCVTSLISSIGASRNARRAAIMHFTFNVLGSVIFMFILSKPIVAIVTAIDPTDAARQIANAHTLFNIINVIILLPFNKLIVKLALKLVPQNKDEQEDDDKVVKFIDDRMIETPSIALASIVKETLRMGEKSKESLNAAMEGIMEKSNEKIELSFKKEKQINELQKQILNYLLKLSKASLDEDSRETVDALFNTVTDIERIGDHAENIAELAKDIKESNISLSDVGVSELNEMYNKVVSTYTYALEAMRTSNVDLACKVIKMEEQVDMMEKSCRANHMNRLNSSSCSIDTGVIYLDIISNLERVSDHAVNIAQQVIAGRVTNN encoded by the coding sequence ATGGGAGGCCTTGGTTTATTCTTATACGGTATGAACCTTATGGGAGATGGTCTTCAAAAGTCAGCAGGGTCAAAACTTAAAAGAATTATAGAACTACTTACTAGTAATGTAATCATGGGAGTACTAGTTGGTATGGTAGTTACTATGGTAATACAAAGTAGTAGTGCAACTACAGTAATGGTAGTTGGTTTTGTTAACGCAGGAATAATGAGTTTACCTCAAGCAATAGGTGTTATAATGGGTGCTAATATAGGTACAACTATAACAGCTCAGTTAGTATCATTAGATGTTGATTTCCTTGCTCCAGTAGCACTAGGAATAGGTATAGTTATATATATGTTTACTAATAAACCAAAATATAAGCATATAGCAGAAATACTTATAGGATTTGGTATATTATTTACAGGTATGGATTTCATGAAAGATGCTGTTAAGCCATTAGCTGAATATCAAGGATTTACAGATATGTTATTAAGCTTTGGACATCATCCACTATTAGGAGTATTAATGGGATTCGCTATAACAGCTATAGTACAAAGTTCAAGTGCTTCAATGGGTATGTTAATAGCTCTTGCTTCTCAAGGCTTAATACCTATAACAGCAGCTTTACCAATATTATATGGTGAAAATATAGGTACATGTGTAACTTCATTAATTTCTAGTATAGGTGCAAGTAGAAATGCAAGAAGAGCAGCTATAATGCATTTTACGTTTAATGTGTTAGGTTCTGTTATATTTATGTTTATATTAAGTAAGCCTATAGTAGCTATAGTTACTGCTATAGACCCTACAGATGCAGCTAGACAAATAGCAAATGCACATACATTATTTAATATAATAAATGTTATAATATTATTACCATTTAATAAGTTAATAGTTAAATTAGCATTAAAATTAGTTCCACAAAATAAAGATGAACAAGAAGATGATGATAAAGTTGTTAAATTTATAGATGATAGAATGATAGAAACTCCATCAATAGCATTAGCTAGCATAGTAAAAGAAACTCTAAGAATGGGTGAAAAGTCTAAGGAAAGCTTAAATGCAGCTATGGAAGGGATAATGGAAAAATCTAATGAAAAGATTGAATTATCATTCAAGAAAGAAAAGCAAATAAATGAATTACAAAAGCAAATATTAAATTATCTACTTAAATTATCAAAAGCTTCATTAGATGAAGATTCAAGAGAAACAGTAGATGCTTTATTCAACACAGTTACTGATATAGAAAGAATCGGAGATCATGCTGAGAATATAGCTGAATTAGCAAAAGATATAAAAGAATCAAATATATCTTTATCAGATGTAGGAGTATCAGAGCTTAACGAAATGTACAATAAAGTAGTATCTACTTATACTTATGCTTTAGAAGCTATGAGAACATCAAATGTTGACTTAGCTTGCAAAGTTATAAAAATGGAAGAGCAAGTAGATATGATGGAAAAATCATGTAGAGCAAATCACATGAACAGATTAAATAGTAGTTCTTGTAGTATAGATACTGGAGTTATATACTTAGATATAATAAGTAACTTAGAAAGAGTATCTGACCATGCTGTTAATATAGCACAACAAGTTATAGCAGGAAGAGTTACTAATAACTAA